The Arthrobacter sp. OAP107 DNA segment GCACTGTGGGTGCCGCTGACCGGCCAGGAAGCAGCCCAGATCGGATCCGGACGGGCCAGCCAGCCGCAGGACTACATCTTCCCCACCTACCGCGAGCACGGCGTTGCGCTGACCCGCAACGTGGACCTGGCCGAACTGCTGAAGCAATTCCGCGGCGTCTCCAACGGCGGCTGGAACCCCAAGGACACCAACTTCCACCTGTACACGCTGGTCCTGGCCGCGCAGACGCCGCACGCCGTCGGATACGCCATGGGCATCCAGCGCGACCAGAAGCTCGCCGAAGCGCAGAGGCTGGAAGGCGCCCAGGGCGTGGAAGGCACGGCCGAGCCCAAGGCCGCCGTCATGGTCTACTTCGGGGACGGTGCGAGCTCCGAGGGCGACGTCCACGAGTCCATGGTCTTTGCCTCGTCGTACAACGCCCCGGTGGTTTTCTTCTGCCAGAACAACCACTGGGCCATTTCCGTGCCCACCGCTGTGCAGACCCGCATCCCGCTGTCCAACCGCGCCAAGGGCTACGGCTTCCCGGGCATCCGGGTGGACGGGAACGACGTCATCGCGGTGCACGCCGTCACCGAATGGGCGCTCGAGCACGCACGCCAGGGCAACGGCCCCGTCCTGATCGAGGCCTTCACCTACCGCGTGGGCGCCCACACCACAGCCGACGACCCCACGAAGTACCGCGAGTCCGCAGAAGAGGCCCTGTGGCGCGAAAAGGACCCGTTGGACCGTCTGGAGAAATACCTCCGGGCCGAGGGCATGGCCGACGACGCGTTCTTCGCCGAGGTTGCCGCCGAGGGCGACGAGCTCGCCGCCTACATCCGCAAGTCCACCTACGCGTCGGACGCCCCGGACATCAGGACCGCCTTCGCCAACACCTACGTCGAGGCGCATCCGCTCGTGGCCGAGGAACTGGCATGGTTCGAAGAGTACAGCGCCGGCTTTGCCGGCGAGGACGAGGGAGACGGGGCAGGCCGCTGATGACCACCATGACCATAGCCAAGGCCATCAACGAGGGCCTGCGCGCCACCCTCAGCAACAACCCCAAGTCCCTCCTCATGGGCGAGGACATCGGACCCCTCGGCGGCGTTTACCGCGTCACCGACGGCCTGATCGGCGAATTCGGCGCCGACCGCGTGATGGACACCCCGCTGGCAGAATCCGGCATCATCGGCACCGCGATCGGCCTGGCGCTGCGCGGCTACCTGCCCGTTGCGGAAATCCAGTTCGACGGCTTCGTCTTCCCCGGCTTCAACCAGATCACCACGCAGCTGGCCAAGATCCACTCGCGCAGCAACGGCAACCTCACCGTGCCCGTGGTCATCCGCATTCCCTACGGCGGCGGCATCGGCTCCATCGAGCACCACTCGGAATCGCCGGAGGCACTGTTCGCGCACACCCCCGGCCTGCGCATCATCACCCCGTCCAACCCCCACGACGCCTACTGGATGATCCAGCAGGCCGTGAACTGCCAGGACCCGGTGATCGTCTTTGAGCCGAAGCGCCGCTACTGGCTCAAGGGCGAGGTGGACACCGAATCGGCCGGCCCGGCTGAAGACCCGTTCAAGGCCCATGTGGTCCGGGAGGGAACCGACGCCACCGTGGTGGTCTACGGCCCGCTCGTCCCCGTCGCCCTCGCCGCCGCCAACGCCGCGGCCGAGGACGGCCGCAGCATCGAAGTGATCGACCTGCGCTCCATCTCACCGATCGATTTCGACGCCATCGAAGCCTCCGTGAGGAAAACGGGCCGGCTGGTCGTGGCGCACGAGGCACCCACCTTCGGCGGCATCGGCGGCGAAATCGCTGCCCGCATCAGCGAACGGGCCTTCCTGTCGCTGGAGGCTCCGGTCATCCGGGTCGGGGGCTTCCATATGCCGTACCCCGTGGCCAAGATCGAAGAGGACTACCTGCCGGACATCGACCGCATCCTTGAGGCACTGGACCGCGCCTTCGCATACTGATGCTAAGGCGCACCAGCGCCGGCTGACTCTTTCGCCTACCGCCTCCGCACCTCCCGGAGCGCCCGAGCTTTCGAACCCGAGGATCCCATGACGCTTAACAAGTTCAACCTCCCCGACGTCGGTGAGGGCCTGACCGAGGCAGAGATCGTTTCGTGGAAGGTCAAGCCCGGCGACGAGGTGGCCATCAACGACGTCCTGTGCGAGATCGAAACGGCCAAGTCCCTCGTGGAGCTCCCGTCCCCGTTCGCCGGCACCGTCGCTGAACTGCTGGTCCCGGAAGGGGCGACGGTCGACGTCGGGACGGCCATCATCAGCGTGTCTGACACGATGCACGGTGACCCCACCCCGGCCGACGCGCCCGCGCCAATGTACGGAAAGCTGCCGGCGGACGCCGGGTCCGGCGCCGCCGGTGAAAAGTCCGACGGCGGAGCTGCCGCCGGCGGCCTTGCCGCCGGTCCGCTGGTGGGTTCAGGTCCGAAGGCCGACGCCGTGAAGCGGCGCCCGCGGCTGACCCGGCCCGCGATACCGGCAGATACGGTCCACGGTGCTCCGGAAGTGGAGCCTGTCCAGCCCCACTCCGCGCAGGAGGTGCTCGTGGACGTTCCTGCCAGCGCAGCAGGGCCAGTGGCCGGGCCCGTCCCAGCAAGGCGGCCTGAGTGGACTCCGGCGCTCGAGTCCGACAAGCCGACCATTGGCGGGGCCATTTCCGGGCTCATGACCAGGGTCCTGGCCAAGCCGCCGGTGCGCAAGATCGCCCGTGACCTCGGCATCGACCTGGCCGACGTCGTGGCCACGGGCGCGCGCGGCGAGGTGACGCGCGAGGACCTGGTCAGCTACCAGGCTCAGCGCGACGCGGAACTGGACAAGGCGGACACCTTCTGGGGAACGTCCGGCCGTCCCCAGGAGCAGCGGGTCGAGCGTATCCCGGTCAAGGGCGTTCGGAAGGCGACCGCCAAGGCCATGGTGGAGTCAGCGTTCTCCGCGCCGCACGTGAGCATCTTCGTGGACGTGGATGCCAGCCGCACCATGGAATTCGTCAAGCGGCTCAAGGCTTCCCGCGACTTCGAGGGCATCAAGGTCTCCCCGCTGCTGATCCTTGCCAAAGCCGTCATCTGGGCCGCGGCAAGGAACCCGAGCGTGAACGCCACGTGGGTGGACAACCCGGACGGCAGCGACGCCGCCGAGATCCACGTGAAGCACTTCATGAACCTGGGCATCGCCGCGGCCACGCCGCGCGGGCTGATGGTCCCGAACATCAAGAACGCCCAGGACCTGTCCCTCAAGGAACTGGCGCTGGCCCTCAACGAGCTCGCCACCACCGCTCGTGCCGGCAAGACCCGGCCGGCGCAGATGCAGGGCGGCACGCTGACCGTCACCAACATCGGCGCCCTGGGCATCGACACCGGCACCCCCATCATCAACCCCGGTGAAGTGGCCATCGTGGCGTTCGGCACCATCAAGCAGAAGCCGTGGGTCCTGGACGGTGAGGTCATTCCGCGCTGGATCACCACGCTCGGCGGATCCTTCGATCACCGCGTCGTGGACGGCGACCTCTCCGCCCGCTTCATGGCCGACGTCGCTGCCATCCTGGAAGAGCCGGCCCTGCTGCTGGACTAATTGCTCACCGGGCTGCTCGACTGACGGGCCCCGGAGGGGTACCCTCCGGGGAAAGGGGGATGGACCGGACAGGCAGGGACGGGGTTCCCATGGGTGAGGATCGCGGGGTCGTCAGCATCCGCGTGAAGAACCGCGTGGCCCGGGTCATCACGGAAGCCCTCCAGCCGCCCGTCACCGTGGCGCTGCTGCTGCTCCTCAGCCCGGCCATGGAACCCGGCTTTCCGGGTACCGTCTGGTTCGGCGCCGTGGCGGTGCTGTTTGTCTGCGTGCTGCCGCTGGCCGCCGTCGTCCTTCTGGTGCGGATGGGCAAGGTGACAGACCACCACGTCAGCGACCGTAAGCAGCGCGCACCGGTGCTCGCCATGACAGTAGTATCGCTGCTCGCGGGGCTGGGAGTGCTCCTGGCCATCAACGCACCGTACAGCGTCATTGTGGTGGTGCTCGCGATAGTTGGCGGCGTGGTGGTGCTCGCTGCCATCAGCCTGTTCTGGAAAATTAGCGGCCACGCCGGGTCCATCGCGCTGACGACGGTCATCTCGGTGCTGATCCTGGGTGTCCAGTGGCTGCCGCTGCTGCTGCTGATTCCTGCTGTCGGCTGGTCCAGGGTGGTGCTGCGCGCCCATACGGTGGCGCAGGTTGTTGCGGGTGCCCTGGTGGGCGGCGGAGTCACCGCCGGCCTGTGGTGGCTGCTGCGTGAGGTGCTGGTCCGGGCCGGCTGACACCGGAGACAGGTCCCAGGGCAGATGCCGGGGCTGGCTCAGTAAGCGGCGTAGGAGTTGGCCAGCAGCTGGGCCATGGCCGGATCGCCGGACATGCCTGCCAGGCTCACCGCGGCGGCCAGCATAACGCCGCAGACGGCGGCGATGCCGGTGCTCACGAGCGTGAGGAACTTCCAGTCTTCGCGGATGACGCTCTTCAGCGTGTCCGGCAGCTGCAGGTCGGGAGAGATGAGGTTCGGGGCGCTGTCCACGGAACCGTCGTCGAGGAGGGCGATCACGCGGCCGGCGGAACGGTCCACGCGCATGGCGCTGATGTGGTTGCCGTGGCGGGCCAGCAGGATGTCGTGTCCGACGAGGTGGCGACGCTGGAGAGTAAGCACAGTGTTCCCCTGAAAGGTAGTTTTGGGTTTGTCCGCACCATCGGGGGCAACTCCAATTTTATCTTTCAGGGCATGCCGGAATGCCGGAAAACGTGGTGAGACTGCCCACCAGCCCGGGTGATCCGCGTCAAGTCAGGTCCTCGGCGCGGCTAGTCAGCTCCGTAGGTATTTGCGATGTAGACGTCGCAGGAGGCACTGTGCGCGACGCTGTTTGCCACGCTGCCCAGCACGCGCCCCAGGCCCTGCATGCGCCGGTTTCCCACAACGATCATCCTCGCCTCGAGCCGGTCTGCCTCCCTGACCAAGGCTTCGGCCGGCTTGCCCCGTGCGGAGGAATAGGTGATGTCCAGCTCGCCGCCGGCCAGGCCGGCCGCCACGTCCCGGGCCACCTTTTCTGCTTCCCCGGCGTCCGAGACGATCCACCGGTCGCTGCCGCTGCCGAAGACCTCCGTGCGGTCGGTATCGAACGCGGACACGACGTGGAGCCGCGCGTCCAGCGCTGCGGCCAAATCCCGCGCCACCTCCGCCGCCTTGCGTGCAGTCCCGCTTCCGTCAACACCCACAATGATGGTTCCCGCCATGGCCCAATCTCCTTTGAATGTCGTGACTACCCTGGATGTTCAGTCCGCCGCCCAGCTTAGGGCAACGCGTCGATGGCCGCCTGCAGCACCGGCGCCAGGCGCCGCACGCCCTCGGCAATGGCTTCCGGGGGGACCGCGCTGAACGCCAGGCGGAGCTTGTTGGACGGCTCATCCGAATGCGTGAACGCGGCACCGGGAATGAAGACGACGCCGGCATCAATCGCCTTTTGGAGCAGGGGATACGTGTCCACGCCATTGGGCAGCGTCACCCACACGAAGAACCCGCCCTGCGGCCTCGTCCAGCGGAGCCCCTCCGGCATGTGCTCCTCCAGCGCCGCCAGCATCGCATGGCACCGCTCGGCGTACAACCCTCGGTAAGTCTCGATCTGTCCCTTCCAGTCGTAGTCCCGGAGAAAGGCGGAGACGAGCATCTGGTTCAGCGTGGGCGGGCACAGTGTCACCGCCTCCGAGGCCAGGTAGTAGCGGCGCTGCAGGTGGGCAGGAACCAGGGCCCAGCCGATGCGCAGGCCCGGTGCAAAGATCTTCGAGAACGAGCCCATGTAGATGACGTCGTCCGGATTGCCTGCCCGCAGCGGCGCCAACGGCTCACCGTCGAACCTCAGCAGGCCGTACGGGTTGTCCTCCAGCACCAGAATGTTGGCGCGGCGGCAGATGTCCACGACCTGCTGCCGGCGCCCGTGGGACAGTGTGATGCCCGACGGGTTGTTGAAGTTGGGGATGGTGTAGAGGAACTTGATGTTTTTCCCGGCCGTCTGGAGCGCCGCAATCCGCGCCTCGAGAAGCTCCGGCACCAGCCCGTCGTCGTCCATGGGAACGGCCTCTACCTGGACCTCGTAGGCCTCGAACGTGTTCAGTGCCCCCACATAGGTCGGCTCCTCCACAAGCACCACGTCGCCTGGGTTGCAGAACACCTTGGTGGCCACGTCCTGGGCGGACTGCGAGCCGGCGGTGATCACCACGTTTTCCGGCCGGGCGTCCACGATACCTTCGGCGGCCATGACTTCGCAGATCTGTGTGCGTAGCTCCTCGGTGCCCTGGCCGCCGCCGTATTGGAGCGCGGTGAGGCCGTCCTCGGCGATGATCCGGGCGGCTGTCTGGGCGAGCTTGTCCAGTGGCAGCGACTGCAGATAGGGGCTGCCGCCGGCCAGCGAGACCAGGCCGGGCCTCATGGAGATGTCGAAAACGTCCCGGACCGCCGACTGTTTGATGTTCGCGGCGCGCTCGGAGAAGAGTTCGTCGTGGCGGTGGGCGGAGGTCGCGGCCCGCTCGATGGCATCAATGGCTTCGGCGGGGAGGACGGCTGCGGCGGCGTCGAGTGTCTCGTGGGTCACAACCCCAGACTACAGCCATAGGTTGCTGATTAGGCAACACCTGTTGACCAAAATGTGATGCCGATTCTGAACTGCTCCCCGCGGACACTTTACCTTCGGCAGGGCAAGGCATGGAATGGAGCCATGACGTCACTCGAGCCTACGCCCGCACTGTCCCAGCACGCGGAGTACCAGTCCGCGAAGTCCCGGTCCGCCCAAGCCGACGCCTTCCGCCAGATGCACGCGGGCGGTCCTGTCCCGCTGGTGTTGGTGAACGTGTGGGATGCCGCATCGGCCCGGCTGGTGGAGAAGGCCGGGGCGCGGGCGATCGCCACCTCGAGTTCGGCCATCTCGTGGAGCCTCGGATTTCCGGACGGGAGCCACGTTCCCCCGGGCTTGGCCTTTGACGCGCTCGGCAGAATTGCCGCGGCCACGAGTGTCCCCGTCACGGCGGATATCGAAGCCGGGTATGCGGGTGCGGACGGCACTTTCGACGACGGCCTGCTCCGGCAGACCGTCGCGGCGGTGCTGGCGTCCGGCGCCGTGGGCGTCAATATCGAGGACTCCGGCGGTGCGTCCCTCACGGCAATGGACGAGCAGGCCCGCAGGATCAGCCTGGTCCGCAGCATCGCCGAGGAGTCGGGGGTGCACCTCTTCATCAATGCCCGGACGGACACGTACCTTTCCGGGCAGTTCGGGGACTCCGCCTTCGACGAGACACTGGAGCGGGCCGAAGGCTACCTCGCCGCGGGGGCCGACGGGATTTTCGTGCCGCGGCGTGACGGACCTCCACATCCTCCATGAGCTGAGCAGGCGGATAGCGGCACCGCTGAACGCCCTTGCCGGTATCGGATCGGCGTCAGTGGGCGAACTGCACGACGCCGGTGTGCGGCGGGTCAGCATCGGCGGCAATGCGGCAAAGGCGGCCTACGCAACGGTTTCCCGCGTAGCCGCCGAAGTCCTGGGCGACGGCAACTGGTCAGAACTTGCCGGTTCGCCGAGCCACGCGGACATGGACGCGCTGTTCTCCCGCGAGGCTGGCTCTCCCGGGAGTGTGGGCGCCTAGGGGTCATGGCGCCCAGCGTTTCCGAGCGCTAACGTCCCTGAGCCCTAGCGGAGACCGAGAACCTCGTCCAGCGGCACGCCGCTGACGTAGATTTCCGCCCGGACGGCATTCACGGCCGTGACGGCTGTATGGGTGAGCTGCGCTTCGATCCGCGGAAGATCACAGACGCCACCGGGCTGGACTGCGCCGGCCAGGTTCACCACCACGGTAGTGCCGTCGAGGTAGCCGGACATGTACTGCAGCGAGGAAGCTTCCAGTGCGTTGTAGAGGCCGCTCGCGGGCGGTGCGCCCGGGCCTGAGAGCAGCCTGCTCATGGCGGCCTGCAGCGGCTCAGTGATGCTGGAGTCGGTATTGTGCACGGCCACCAGGCTGTCGTTGCAGCCGAAGCGCACACCGGACCTGCCGCCGTCGTCGATCGCCACGTAGTAAACCGCGGTGCCGGCGCTGGCAGCGCCGGAGGCGCCGCCTGCACCTGCGCCCGGCAATGCGGAGCCCGGCGCCGTGGGAGGCGGTGTAGTGGAACCGGGTGTAGGGGCGGCCGAAGCCGGGCCGGCCGCGGCTCCCGAAGCGGGCGCCGGCTGCTGCGCGGTCCCGCCCGGCAGCTGCGCCTGGGTGTCCGGACCGGCGACGCCGGTGCCGAGTCCGCTGGTAGCCGGGGTGCCGGCGGCCGGGCCGCCGTTGCCTGCGCCTGCGGACGGAAGCGCCGGGCCGGTGGCGGGAACGGGTTCGGAAACCCCGCCTGCTGTTCCCGTACCGGCGGGGCCCTGGCCGGAGGAACCCAGGCCGGATCCGGCCACGCCCGCTTCCTCGGGCGGGCTCACGGGAGGCGCCGGTTGGGGTGCGGGCGCCGCCGCGGGGGCGCGTCCGGCGTCGTACGCATTTTGGACGGGAGCGCAGGAGGCGAGCCACAAGGGGAGCGACAGGCAGAACGCGGCGACCGCCCGCGTCAGCGGTCTGGCTCCCCAGCTCGACTTCATGACTGCACTGCACTCCCTGCCCCGGCACGTCCCGTACATCAACGTTACGGCCGGCCGGCGGGCCGCGGAACGGCGCCCGGGTGTCGGTTTGGCCGCAGCTCAGTCACGGATTGGTTGCGGCCTTTGCCCCGGCCGTCCGGCAGCGCGGAGGGCCGGGGGCGTGCGAAGGGGGAGGAGCCGCTTAGGCGGCTGCGCCGGCGGGCTCGACGGCGGCAAGGGCGCCGAAGAGTTCCTTGATCTGCTCAACGACCTCGGCGTCGTCCTTCGGGTGGGTTTCCGCGAAGCGGACCATGGAGCCGGGGACGGCGAGCTTGGCGTCCTCCAGGACGCGGGCGCCGGCGATACCGGCAGCCTTGCGGGCCTCGTCCTGGGCCCAGACGCCGCCGAACTGGCCAAAGGCGGTGCCGACGACGGCGGTGGGCTTTCCGGCGAGGGCGCCGGCGCCGAACGGGCGGGACAGCCAGTCGATGGCGTTCTTCAGCGAGGCGGGCATGGTGCCGTTGTGCTCCGGGGTGACCAGCAGCAGGGCGTCAGCCTGGCCGGCTGCCTCGCGCAGGGCGGTTGCGGCTGCGGGGACCTGGCCTTCAACGTCGATGTCCTCGTTGTAGAACGGGATGTTGCCCAGGCTCTCGTGGATCACAATCTCGATGCCCTCCGGCGCGTTCAGCTGGATGGCTTCGGCCAGCTTGCGGTTGTGGGAGTCGGCGCGCAGGCTTCCCACCAGGGCGAGTACGGTGCTCTTGGACATGTGAACTCCTTAGGTCTTGCCGCGGAACGCTCCGGGGCGAGTGGATCTTGGAGGCGTTTGGTGCCTTCACCCAGACTAAACGGACTACGGTCCGGATATTATTCCCGGGTCTAGAATGCTTGGTGTGAGCCTCATCCCAATCCGCTCCGGGTCATCGTCCGGCTCCGGGTCCCCGCCGGGATCCTCCGCCAGCGCCGGAGGGGAACGCAGCGATGCTGCCCGGAACCGGGAGCTGCTCCTGTGTGCTGCCCGGCAACTCGTGGAGGAGTGCGGAGCAGACGGCCTGACCATGGACAAGCTGGCGGAGCGCGCGGGCGTGGGCAAGGGGACGGTGTTCCGCCGGTTCGGCAGCCGCGCCGGGCTCATGATGACCCTGCTCAGCGACGCCGAGGCCGAATTCCAGGGCCGCTTCATGTTCGGGCCGCCGCCGCTTGGTCCCGGGGCGCCGCCGCGCGAACGGCTGATCGCCTTCGGTGCCGAACGTATCCGCTACGTCCTGGAATACGGCGAGCTCGCGAGGGCCGCCCAGGCGTCGCTGCACAACAGGTTCGAGGCGCCCCCCGCGGTGCTGTGGCACCGGCACATTGAGTACCTGTTGCGCTCTGCCGGGTTCGACGCGGACCCGTGGCTGATGGCCATGTCCCTCAGCGCAACCCTCGATCCCGAACGGCTGCTGCACGCCGTCCGCGTGCAGCACGTCTCGCCGGAGCGGCTGGAGGAATCCTGGCGGGAGCTGGTCAGCCGGGTCGTCGGCGGTGTTCCGGGCGGTGGCGCCGGACCACGAGGTAGCGTGGCACCATGAGCACCGATTCCTCCACTCCCATCCGTACCGCGGTGGTGGGCTTCGGCCTGTCCGGCCGGGTTTTCCATGCGCCGCTGGTCGCGGCGGACCCCAGCTACTCGCTGGACATGATCGCCACCTCCGACCCCGCCCGGCAGGCGGCCGCCGTGGAGCAGTATCCCGGCGTGAAAACAGTGCCCGACGGCGATGCGGTCCTTGCGCTGGCCAGTGACCTTGACCTTGTGGTGCTGGGGACTCCGCCGGCCACCCACTATCCGCTGGCGAAGGCCGCGCTGGAGGCCGGGCTCGACGTCGTGGTGGACAAGCCGTTTGCCGTGACGAGCACACAGGGGCTGGAACTGATCGCGCTCGCAGAGCGGCTGGGACGGGTCCTGACGGTGTTCCAGAACCGGCGCTGGGACGGGGACTACCTCACGGTCAGGGCCCTGCTCGACGGCGGGGTGCTGGGGGAGGTCACCCGGTTCGAATCACGTTTTGAACGCTGGTCGCCCGAGGTTTCGAAGGCCTGGAAGGCGGAGGCGACGGCGGCCGACGGCGGGGGTGTCCTGTTTGACCTCGGTACCCACCTCCTGGACCAGGCGCTGCAGCTCTTCGGCCCGGGCGAGCTGGTCCATGCCGAGCTGTTGGCCCGCCGGCCGGGCGAAAAAACGGATGATGACTGCTTCGTGGTGCTGCGGCACCAGAACGGGGTGCTCAGCCACCTCTGGATGAACATGCTCTGCGCCCAGCAGGGTCCGCGCTACCGGCTGCTTGGCACCGGCGGCGCCTACACCAAGCATGGCGTTGACCCGCAGGAGCCCTACATTGTGGCCGGCGGCAGCCCGCTGGACGCCGAGTACGGGGTGGAGGCCGCCGAGTGGGCCGGGCAGCTGGGCCGCGATGGACACCTCGACAGGCTGCCGACCGAGCGCGGCAAATACCCGGAGTTCTACCGGATCCTGGCAGCGAAGATCTCCGACGGCGGCACCGCCTCGGCCCTGCCGGTTCCGGTGGACCCGGCGGGCCCGGTGGAAGTGCTGAAGTTGATCGAGCAGGCGAGGGCGTTTTAAACACCGGTGGACTGCTCCGTAGCTGCCGTTTTGGGGGTCCAAAAGGGCGGTTGCGGAGCAGTCGACGGTGATAAACCTACGCGGAAACCAGCTCGTGCCAGTCCGCCACGAGGGGCAGGTCGTGTGCCTCGGAAACCGAGTGGTGCGCCACGTGGCCGGCAGCGATGTTCAGGCCGGCAGCGAGGGCGGGGTCCTTTTCGAAGGCTGCCTTCACGCCGAGGTTGGCCAGCGCAACGCCGTAACGGAGCGTGACGTTGGTCAGCGCGTAGGTGGAGGTGTTCGGGACGGCGCCGGGCATGTTGGCCACGCAGTAGAAGATCGTGTTGTGGACCTTGTAGGTGGGTTCCTGGTGCGTGGTGGGGTGGGTGTCCTCGAAGCAGCCGCCCTGGTCCACTGCGATGTCCACAAGCACCGAGCCGGGCTTCATCCGGGCCACGAGTTCGTTGGTCACCAGCTTCGGGGCCTTGGCGCCGGGGATCAGGACGGATCCGATCACGAGGTCGGCGTCCACCACGGACTTCTCGATCTCGTACTTGTTGGACGCCACGGTCTTGAGCCGGCCCTGGTACTGGG contains these protein-coding regions:
- a CDS encoding Gfo/Idh/MocA family oxidoreductase; this translates as MSTDSSTPIRTAVVGFGLSGRVFHAPLVAADPSYSLDMIATSDPARQAAAVEQYPGVKTVPDGDAVLALASDLDLVVLGTPPATHYPLAKAALEAGLDVVVDKPFAVTSTQGLELIALAERLGRVLTVFQNRRWDGDYLTVRALLDGGVLGEVTRFESRFERWSPEVSKAWKAEATAADGGGVLFDLGTHLLDQALQLFGPGELVHAELLARRPGEKTDDDCFVVLRHQNGVLSHLWMNMLCAQQGPRYRLLGTGGAYTKHGVDPQEPYIVAGGSPLDAEYGVEAAEWAGQLGRDGHLDRLPTERGKYPEFYRILAAKISDGGTASALPVPVDPAGPVEVLKLIEQARAF